A window of Vulgatibacter sp. genomic DNA:
CTGGACGTGGGCAGGGACAGCGGCTCTCCCGTGTGGCCCGGCTATCGCTCCCGGCTGCCGTTCGTCTTCCGCGGCCGGATCGAGAACGTGCGGCTCGAGCTCGGCGACGCGGCGGAGCGCACGACCGGGGAGCTCCTCGAGGAGCACCTGAGGGGCGACTGATGTGTCGATCCGGCCCGTTTCACGAGGTCCCCGCAAGGCCGCCTGCGCCATGACCGTCGAGAGCCTCGGCCTGCACGAGCTGCTCCAGTTGCTGCTCGCGATCGCGGTCTCGTTTCTGCTCGCGCTTCCACTGGGATGGGAGCGGAAGACCGTGTCGGAAGCGGTCGTGGGGCTGCGGGTCCTGCCGCTCGTCTCGGTCAGCGCGTGCATCTTCGTGATCCTCGGGCGGCTCGTCTTCGCCGGCGAGGATTCCACTTCGCAGGGCTACGTGCTGCACGGCCTGATGGCCGGGATCGGCTTCATCGGCGCGGGTGCGATCGTCAAGGACGACGAGGAAGCCCACGGCCTCGCCACGGCGGCTGCCGTCTGGGCCACCGGCGCCATCGGGGCGTCCGTGGCCTACGGCTACTACGTCCTCGCGGTCGCGCTCTGCGCCGTCAGCCTCTTCATCCTCGAAGGCGTGCCATGGATCCTGCGCGCATTCGGCGCCGACCGCTCGGCGCACGCACGCGGAAAGGGAAGGTGAAGTCCCGCGATGTTCGGCGCGCTCACCACCCCCGACCAGCACGGCGGCGACGTCGCGTTGGCGCTCGTCGCGGCCTATCTGCTCGCGCTCCCGCTCGGTTGGGAGCGAAAGGCCAGGGGAACGGGTGGGGTCGGCTTGCGGACCATGCCGCTGGTCTCCGTGGCGACCTGCGCCTACCTCCTGCTGAGCCGCTTCGTCTACGAGAGCGGGATCTTCGACGCCGATGGGCTCGCACGCGCGATGCGAGCGGTGATGACCGGCATCGGCTTCATCGGCGGCGGCGCCATCCTCAAACACGCGAGGGGCGTACGCGGGGTCGTCGGGGTCACCACCGCTGCGAGCATCTGGACGACGGGCGCGATCGGCGCTTCGGTCGCGCACGGCTACTACTCGCTCGCGGTCGTGCTGGCGCTCACCGCCCTGCTCGTCATCTCCTTCACCGGCAGGCTCGCGCGCACAGCTCCGGCGATCGACAGGGAGCGATAGACGCGCAGGCAAAGCGTCACGTGCGGGCGACGCGCCTCACGCCCGTTCGCTTGAGCATCCAGGCAAGCGGGAAGAGAAGGGCGAACTGCAGCAGCGACGCGACGACGAGCATGAGCACCGCGTCCGGATCTCCGAGCCCCTGGGTGGCGACGACCATCGCCGCAGCGATGTTGCGCTGTGCCGTCCCGAAGCCCAGGACCACGTCCCCGCCGCGGTACTCGCGGCCCAGCAAGTAGCCGATCGCGAAGGCGCCGAGGATCACCACGAGCGGCGCCAGGATCGCCCCCTCGCCGATCAAGCGCCCCAATCCCCTGGCGCTCGCGGCGACCGTCGCTAGGATCACCGTCACCAGGGCCACCGTCGAGGCCCTGCCTGCCCAGGGCTGCAGCCGCTCCGCCAGGGCCCGCTTGCGCGCCCGGAGCAGCAACCCGGCGGCCATGGGAAGGAGCATCGTGACGAGCAGCGGGAGCGCGACCGCGATCGGGCTCACCCTGGCGCCCGGCACGACCAGTGGCACCACGAACGGCATGTAGAACACGGTGATGGGGAGCAAAAGCATCAGCAGCGAGGCGCTCAAAGGGACGTTGCCGTGCGCCGCTCTGGTGAGCTTGAGCAGGATCGGGGCGCCTGCCGCGGTGGCGAGAAGCATGACGCCGCTCGCGTACGAGGGGGACAGCGGCAGCGCGCGGATCGTGGCGAGCGCGAGCAACGGCACCAGGACGAAATTCGCGAGCAGCGCACGGATCACCGCGCGGGCGTCGCGCATCGGGGTGAAGAGGTGGTGCAGCGTGTGGCCGAGGCCCGCGGCGAGCATCGTGCTCACCGAGAACGCCAGCACCGCAATGCTCGCAAGCTCTCGGAAGAATCCGGCCATCGCGGCGTCCCTGCCTCCTCGCTCGAAGTTCACGCCGCGCCCGCGGCTCCGCAAGGCGCGGCGGCCGGCGCAAGCAGGCGTTGCTTCTCCCAGCCGTTTGCCGGTCGAAGGACGAGGCGCCGGACGAGAAAGAGCCCCGTAGGCGAGGTGCTTTGGGGTCGAGGTCCGAAGCTGGCCAGACGCAGGCCGAGCCCTGTGCCACCCTTGGGACCGATGGAGACGATCGAAGAAGAGACCTGCTACCGCGCCGTCACGAGCCGCGACCGCCGCTTCGAGGGCCGGTTCGTCCTGGCGGTTACCAGCACCCGGATCTACTGCAGGGTCGGCTGCCCCGCACGCATGCCGCTCCGAGCGAACATGCGCTTCTTCCCCAGCGCGGCCGCGGCGGAGGAGCAGGGTTTTCGCGCTTGCCTGCGCTGCAGACCGGATCGCGTCGCAGACCTCGCAAGCACATCCTCCACCGTCGGTCGGGCGATGCGCCTGATCGGCGAGTCTCCCCTCGCGCCTTCCAGCATCCCGGCCCTCGCTGGCCGCCTCGGCATCGGCGATCGCCACCTCCGACGGCTCTTCGCCACCCACCTCGGAGCTTCGCCCTCCTCCGTTGCCAGGACCCGCCGCCTCCACTTCGCCCGCAAGCTGCTCGAGGAGACCGGGCTTTCGGCATCCGAGGTGGCATTCGCTGCCGGGTTCGGCAGCGTTCGCCGCTTCAACGACGCAATGCGCTCCGCCTTCGGCAGGACGCCGACGCAGCTACGCGGGCGAGCCGTGCCTGCACGCGAAGCGGGCGTGCGGCTCCGGCTCCCCTACAAGCCACCGTTCGACTGGCGCGCGATGCTCGCCTTCCTGCAGCCGAGAGCCATCCCCGGTGTCGAGGAGGTGAGCGAGAGCTGGCGACGCACGATGCCCGGCGGCGCGATCGAGGTCTCGGCGGTGGAAGGGGCCCTCCTGCTCCGCGTGGAGGGCTGCTCGTCGCGGGAGCTTCTCCCCATCGTCGAAGGTGTCAAACGGGTCTTCGATCTGCGAACCGATCCCCTTCCCATCGCAGAGGCGCTCGGAGCGGATCCGCTCCTCGGTGCGATGGTGGCGCAGCGCCCCGGGCTTCGGGTTCCCGGCGCGTGGGATCCATTCGAGCTGGCGGTGCGGGCCGTCCTCGGGCAGCAGGTGAGCGTCGCGGGGGCGACCACGCTCGCCGGCAGGCTGGTCCGGCGCTACGGGACGCCGGAGGGCGCAGGCTGGCTCTTCCCTGCGCCGGCAGTGCTCGTCGACTTCAGGGCAGAGGGAATGCCGGAGGCGCGTGCGGAGGCGATCCGCGGCCTCGCCAGGGCCGCGGTCGAAGGACGGGATCTCACCGGGGCGGAGGTGCTCCTGGGGATCCGCGGGATTGGCCCGTGGACCGCGGCCTACGTCGCGATGCGCAGCGGCGACCCCGACGCCTTTCCGTCGGGTGATCTCGGCCTGCGCAAGGCGTGCGGCGGCACCCTGCCCGACGTGGAGCGCTGGCGGCCGTGGAGGGCCTACGCCGCCATGCATCTCTGGAGCTCGCTGGGAGGAAGCAGATGAACATCGACCGAATCGACAGTGCCGCGGGGCGTCTCTTCCTGGTCGAGCGCTCGGGCCTGCTCTGCGCCCTCGGCTACGAGGATCACCTCGAGGCTTTCGTCGTCGATCTGCGGCGGCGCTTCGGCGACGAGCGGCTCGTGCCGGCGGCGGATCCCGCAGGGCTCAGCACCCGCTTGCGTGGCTACCTCGCGGGCGACCTCCACGCATTGCAAGGCATCGCCGTCGAGCCCGGCGGAACGAAGTTCCAGCAGCAGGTCTGGGCGGCGCTGCGCGAGATCCCCCCGGGGCAGGTCACCACCTACGGCGACCTCGCTCGGCGGCTGGGCCGACCGAAGGCCTCGCGGGCGGTCGGCGCAGCCTGCGGGCGCAACCCGGTGTCGATCGCCATCCCCTGCCATCGCGTCGTCGGAGCAAGCAGCGGGCTGACCGGCTACGCCGGCGGCATCGAGCGCAAGCGCTGGCTCCTCGCCCACGAGAGGGCGCTGCTCACCTGACGGCGGCGTGCAGGCCGAGCGGCTGTGGGGGCGGGCCCGGGCGATGCTTCTGCCCGGGCCCCGTCGCGGTCTACCAGGGGGTGATCACGAGTCCCGAGCCGTAGCGGCCCTCGACGTCGACGTTCGTGTGGCCGTTGGCCTCGTCACCGTCGGCGTCGATCGCCTCCAGGGTTACCGGGTCGAAGAGGAAGATCGAGCCCGGATCCGAGAGCATCGCGTAGGCGGTGTGGCCAGCGGGGTGGAAGACCACGTCCCACACGTCGTTGTTGTCGTCGCTGCTCTTCACCACCACATAGGTCTCGGTGATCGGGTCGGCCGAGAGGTCGAAGACGCTGATCGCGTTGGCGCCCTCGGCGACGTGATCGTAGCCCACGCGCGGCACGAAGAGCCGGCCGTCGGGGCCGAAGCGCAGGTTCGGGCCGCTGCCGCAGCCTTCGGTCTCGGTCGCGATCTCGGTGATGGCGAAGGTGGCGAGGTCCACCCGCAGCAGCGACGAGACGTTGGAGGCGCAGCCGAAGCCGATCCAGGCGGCGGCGCCTGCGGGATCGACGGCGATGCCGGCCGGCAGCTCGAAGCCTTCACCGAGCGAAAGGGAGAGAAGCTCCGTCTCCTCGTCACCGGGCAGATCGATCGCCGCCATGGTGGCGAGATCGAAGCCGGCGAGCCGGCCCGCCCGGAAGATCGGCAGCCAGGCGCGGGTGCCGGCGGGATCGATGGCGAGGGCGCGCACCGCGGCAGCGCCGACGTTGTCCTCGATCGTGAGCGTATCGCCCTCCGCGCGGCGCAGCTCCACGCCGGTGGCGGCGTCGAACTCGTAGAGGAGGATGGTGTACGTCTGGTCGCCGTTGTCGCGGGAGCCCGCCACGTAGAGCCGCTTGCCGTCCGGCGAGAGCGCCTGGCCGCCGACACGCGCGGTCGCCTCCGGATCCGCCACGCCCTTCGAGGGCACGACGAAGCGCTCCCAGTCGAAGGCGGCGAGGTCGAAGAAGGTCAGCCTGCCGTCGTAGGGCGCGCTCTGGACGATGCGCCCCTGCTCGGGCAGCAGGGTGGCGAACCAGCCGTCGAACTCGCCCTGGACGCCGCCCACGTGCTGGTTGGTGCCGGTGTCGATCGCCTCGTAGCCCAGGCTGGACGTGCCCGGCGTCACGTAGAGCATCGGGTGGGTGAGGAGCTCGAGGCCGAGCGTGACCGGCCCGTCGACGTCGGCGAGCAGCCACTCCCGCTCGGCGGTGGTCGCCCCCGGCGCGGTGGCCTGCGGGCCGTAGTGGAAGAAGGACCGCTCGCCGATGGTGCCGTCGGCGTTGGCCACGGTTGCGGAGCCGTCGATGGCCACGGCGATCTTCGGGTTGAAAAGGAGGCGGCCCGCGTCGTTGCGGATCGCGACGTTCACGATCATGGCGCCATTGTCGGCGTCGAAGCGGTAGCTGCCGGACAGGCCCAACGCGGTGCCTGTGGTGGCCGGCAGGGGATGCGGCTCGCCGTCCATCTCGCCGAGCACGAGCTCGGCGGTCCAGGTGACCGGAAGCGCGGCCGAGGTGGCCGCGGCGGCGCTCCAGTTGCCGACGGCGTCGGCTGCGAAGAGCCGGTAGGCGTAGGAGAAGCCGCCCACCACCGCGGCGTCGGAGAAGGTCTCGGCCGTTCCCGCGTAGACGATTACGCCGTCGCCGAAGGCGCCGCCCTCGACATAGTCCTCGCCTGCGACCGGCGCGGGGACCACCGGCTCGAGCGAAGGGAAGCGGACGAGCATCACGTGGTGGAAGTCGGCGGCCGGGTTCGTCCAGCCGAGCTCCACCGAGGGCAGCGCGCCGTCATTCACCGCGGCGGCGAAAGCTGCGGGCGCCTCGGGGCCGCTGGCGTCCACCACGAAGGTGGCCTCCTCGATCTCGCTGGCGTTGCCGGCCAGGTCCACGGCGAAGTAACGCACGCTGGTCGCGCCGGCGAGGTCGCGGATCCACGCGGGACTGCCGGCGCGGACGGTGCCGTTGCCGCCCACCGCGGGCGTGGAGCCGTCGGTGGTGTAGTAGATGAAGGCCGCCTCGTCGGCCTCGAGCTTCACCCAGGGCAGTTCGCGGTAGGTGCCGGCCGCCGGCGAGAGCGCCACCGTGGGCGCGGTGCCGTCATCGGGCCGATCCGGCAGGCACTGCCCGTTCACCTCGTGCGTTCCCGCCCCGCAGGTCCGCGAGCGCCCCTTGCCGTCCGAATCGCCGCACGCAGCCAGGGCCACCGAGGCCGCTGCCAGAATCCAAAGCTGTCGCGTCATGTTCGCCTCCCGCCCGCGATGGGCGAAGGCGGCCTGCTACCACCGGGGTCGAGCGCACCGGGAGTGGCGAAAAACTGCACTAGGTGGGGACAGCAAGAGGCCGGACGCGGACAGGACGCCGTGCAGGAGACAAGAAAAACCCCCGCAAAGCCGAAACCTTGCGGGGCGTTTCCTATGGTCGGGGAGACAGGATTCGAACCTGCCTGCAGCGGGTGGGCCCGAGAGCGGCGGAACGACACAGGGCCAGTAATTTCCATGGGTTCGGTCTGCTTCTCCGGTCCCGGCTGGTTGCCCCGAGTCGGGCCGAGTTCCGTGGGCGGGTGACACGGGTAGCAAGCCCGCTGCCGACACCGCGGAGAGCCTCATCGCCGAGGCCATCGCCCTCGCCGACGCGGCGCCGGAGGACTTGGCCGACCGGCTGCGCGAGTGGGCGGAGCGGGCGCGGGCGTTGTAGCCAACCCTCGTGCACCCCGCGACCGACGTCAGCCATTTCGTCCTTGTGCCGGCAGGCAAGACCGTGTCCGCAACCAACAGAGCGATCGTCGACCACGTTATCGACAAGACGAAGCCTCTCTCTTGGTCTGGCTTCATCAACCTCGTCTACTCGATCTTCCCAGTGGTTGGCCAACACCGGCGCTCCCTGGCACTCCCCGCCCCGCCAGTCAGCGACTGGCGGCCCAGTGCGAGGGTCCCGTCAGCCCAGCGGACTGCAGCACTCGAAGAACGTCAGCTGCCCCGAACCTCCCGACCATCGACAGTCAGAGTCCCGTCGAGCTCGTGTAGACGGACTCCGGGCGTCCACTGAAACGGCCCGGCTCTCTCGCGACCAAGCGCGCCAAGAGCTCCTTCAGAGGTGGTGGTGTGTTAGCTCCCGCGCTTCGTCGCTGACCACCGCCGCTACAGCACCAGGATTCGCCACCGCCTGATCGGCTGGACCGGTGCCCGTCTCTGAGAGTGCCGGCCAGAAATTTCCCCCGCTCTGCCACCGGCGCGACGATTCCCGCGCGGTGGGCATGGGGCCCGCCCGACACCGGATGAAAGAAGGCCCGCCACGGGTGCAACCGTGCGGGCCGATGACTGGTGCAGCTGCGGCTCGGAACCCGGCTCACCAGTGAGGAATACGTTACGCAGGAGGGGTGGCGCTTCGCAACATTGGAGCGCTGTCCCGAGCACCCTGAGGGTGGCTGCGGCTTCGCACGGCACACCGCGTACACGAGGGTCGAGCCGCCGGGCTGCAGGATCGCCCGCTGGTACTGCCCAAAGGCGCGCAAGACCTTCAGCTTGTTGCCGGACTGCCTCTCCTCGCGGCTGCGTGGCTCGCTCGCCGAGGTGGAGCAGGTCGCCGCGCTGGTCGAAGGGGCCCAGGGCATGGAGGCGGCGGCGGACATGGCGCGGCCGGACATCCAGCTACCGGGCGCCGTGCGCTGGACCAGGCGCCGCAGCAAGACCGCGCTCGGAGTGCTCGCCATCCTCGTCGGCCTGCTGCCGGAGTTCCTCGCTGGATGCGAGCCCACGATCTCCTCGCTGCGCTCCCGCCTCGGCGTCGAGCCTGCGCTCCCCGTGTTGCGTGAGCACGCCGCCGCGCGCCTTCACGCGCTCCCACCGCCGCTCGGATTCGGGCCCCGGCTCGAGCCCCGGTGGCCCTCGCCGTGTCCCTCCCAACAGGAAACGGGGCCAGACCCGCCGAGCGTCGACCGGTGACGCTTGCCCGCAGCCACCGACTTCACGGTGGGCGAGTAAGCGAGGGAGCCGGATGGACGAAAACGAGAAGAAGAAACTGGCCGAGGAGATTGCCGTGTTTCGGCACGGTGTGATCGCAGACCTCGTGCGCCTGCGGCCCGGCACGAAGGGTCTGTACGCGCTGATCGCGAAGCGAGCGGAGGAGGACTTCAACATCCCCGGGACCAACCGCACGCGGGTCGCGGCGGAGACCATCCGCGACTGGATCAAGCTCTACCGTCGAGGCGGCTTCGATGCGCTCGTCCCCGGACATCGCCGCGACGCCGGCTCCGCACGGGCGATTCCACGCGAAGTCGTCGACCAGCTCCTCCTGCTCAGGGAGGAGAACGCCGCCCTCACGATCCAGCAGGTGATCGATCTCGCGCGCGATCGGGGACTCGTCCCTGCCGAACTGCCGCTCGCATACTCGACCGTGCACCGCCTGCTCGCACGACATGCGCACGCGGCCCGGCTCGAAAAGCCTGCGGCCGGCAAGGACCACCGCCGCTTTGCCTTCCAGAAGGCTGGCGATCTTTGGATGAGCGACGTGATGCACGGCCCGGCCGTCATGGTGCCGGGCAAGGGCAAGCGGAAGACGTACCTCATCGCCTTCCTCGACGACGCCACCCGCGTGATCCCGTTCTCCGCCTTCGCGACCTCGGAGAACACCACGGCGTTTCTCCCGGTGCTCAAGCAGGCGGTGATGCGTCGCGGGATCCCGCAGCGCCTCTTCGTCGACAACGGCGCCGCGTATCGCTCACACCAGCTGGCGCTGGTCTGCGCCAAGCTGGGGATCAGCCTCATCCACGCCCGCGCCTACCACCCGGAGGCGAAGGGCAAGCAGGAGCGCTGGTTTCGTACCGTGCGGACGCAGCTGCTGCCGCTGCTCTCTCCGAACGACACGAGCAGCCTCGACGCGCTGAACCGGCGCCTCTGGGCGTACGTCGAGGGCGAGTACCACCAGGCGCCGCATCGCGGCCTTGACGGCGAGACGCCACTCGACAGGTGGGGCAAGACCGCCGACGAAGTGAAGTACCCGGGCCCCGGCGTCGACCTCGACGACATCTGCCTGTTCGAGGCGAAGCGCAAGGTACACAAGGATCGGACGGTCAGCCTCGACGGCGCCGTCTACGAGGTCGACGCCACGCTCGTCGGCGAGTCGGTCACGCTGCGCTACGACCCTGCGCGCCCCGGCCGACCGGTGCAGGTCTGGGCTGGCGGCAAGAAGGTGCAGGACGCGAAGATCGTCGACACCTACGCCAACTGCTTCGTGAAGCGCGACCGGCCCTCGCGCCAGCTCGTGGTCGAAGACGAAGTCACCGAGGTGATCGCCGCACCGACCGCGCCCGCATCGACGATCCGCTACGCGGCGGCGGCCGACAGGGAGGAGGGCTGATGTACCGCAAGCACTTCGGCCTTACCCGCCACCCCTTCAGCAAGGAGATCGCCACCGACGAGCTCTTTGCCTCCGCCGGCTCAAAGGAGCTCGAGGCGCGGCTCGAACACCTCCTCGAACTGCGAGGCATCGGCCTCGTCACCGGCGAGAGTGGAAGCGGCAAGAGCACGATTTGCCGCAAGGTCGCGACCTCACTCCACAGCGGCAGGTACAAGGTCTTCTACGTGCCGTTGTCGACCGGCAACGCGATGGATCTCTACAAGTCGATCGCCTGGGAGATGGGCCTTCCCGTTGAGCGAAACCGGGCTGGCCTGTACCGAGCCATCCGCGCAGAAGCCACACGCCTCAGCGAGGAGTCGAAGATCCGGGCCGTGCTTGTCGTCGACGAGGCGCAGCATCTCCGCAACGATCTGCTCGAGGAGCTGCGCCTCCTCACAAACTACGCGATGGACTCGCAGAATCGGCTCTGCCTGCTGCTGGTCGGCCAGGCGGAGCTCCGGCGCCGCCTCACCATGGCGGTCCACGAGGCGCTCGGGCAGCGGATCATCATGCGCTACCACCTGCCTGGCCTTTCGCGCGACGAGCTGCCGCAGTACCTCGCGCACCTACTGCGGCTCGCCGGCTGTGAGTTGCCGCTCTTCGAGCCGGCGGCCATCGAGGCGATCTACCAGGCGACCAACGGGCTGCCACGGAAGGTGAACCTCCTCTGCCACCACGCGCTGATCGCGGCGACGTTCGCCAAGGAGCGGACCGTCACCATCGAGCACATGCAGGCGGCGGTGGCGGAGGTGTCATGAACGGCGGGGCGTGCGGGCTGTGGATGGGGCCGCGCGCGCTCGTCGCTGCGGTCGTCGGCAGCGACGGGCGCGTCCAAACCGTGAAGGTGCCGCGCACCGAGGACGCACGGGAGGGCCTTGTCGCCTGGCTCGTTGCCGTCGGTGTCGCCGACATGCTCCTGCCGGATACGCTGCTCCGCGAGGACTCGATCGGTCGAGTCGCAATCGCGAGCGGCCTCACCGTCTGGACGGTTTCGCGCGCGCTCGTCGAGCCGCTGCGTCTCGCCGCGGGGATCTCCGCCGGGCGCTCTTCGGCAATTGCTGCGCTGCTGGCTCGGATGCAGCGGATTCCGAGCTATCGTGCGCAGCTCCGCCGGATGGTACCGCCCGATCCAGGCAGGCAACTCCGCCTGCTCTGATGATGCTCAGCCTGCCTCGGGGG
This region includes:
- a CDS encoding MgtC/SapB family protein codes for the protein MLLAIAVSFLLALPLGWERKTVSEAVVGLRVLPLVSVSACIFVILGRLVFAGEDSTSQGYVLHGLMAGIGFIGAGAIVKDDEEAHGLATAAAVWATGAIGASVAYGYYVLAVALCAVSLFILEGVPWILRAFGADRSAHARGKGR
- a CDS encoding MgtC/SapB family protein, whose product is MFGALTTPDQHGGDVALALVAAYLLALPLGWERKARGTGGVGLRTMPLVSVATCAYLLLSRFVYESGIFDADGLARAMRAVMTGIGFIGGGAILKHARGVRGVVGVTTAASIWTTGAIGASVAHGYYSLAVVLALTALLVISFTGRLARTAPAIDRER
- a CDS encoding bile acid:sodium symporter family protein — encoded protein: MAGFFRELASIAVLAFSVSTMLAAGLGHTLHHLFTPMRDARAVIRALLANFVLVPLLALATIRALPLSPSYASGVMLLATAAGAPILLKLTRAAHGNVPLSASLLMLLLPITVFYMPFVVPLVVPGARVSPIAVALPLLVTMLLPMAAGLLLRARKRALAERLQPWAGRASTVALVTVILATVAASARGLGRLIGEGAILAPLVVILGAFAIGYLLGREYRGGDVVLGFGTAQRNIAAAMVVATQGLGDPDAVLMLVVASLLQFALLFPLAWMLKRTGVRRVART
- a CDS encoding Ada metal-binding domain-containing protein, whose protein sequence is METIEEETCYRAVTSRDRRFEGRFVLAVTSTRIYCRVGCPARMPLRANMRFFPSAAAAEEQGFRACLRCRPDRVADLASTSSTVGRAMRLIGESPLAPSSIPALAGRLGIGDRHLRRLFATHLGASPSSVARTRRLHFARKLLEETGLSASEVAFAAGFGSVRRFNDAMRSAFGRTPTQLRGRAVPAREAGVRLRLPYKPPFDWRAMLAFLQPRAIPGVEEVSESWRRTMPGGAIEVSAVEGALLLRVEGCSSRELLPIVEGVKRVFDLRTDPLPIAEALGADPLLGAMVAQRPGLRVPGAWDPFELAVRAVLGQQVSVAGATTLAGRLVRRYGTPEGAGWLFPAPAVLVDFRAEGMPEARAEAIRGLARAAVEGRDLTGAEVLLGIRGIGPWTAAYVAMRSGDPDAFPSGDLGLRKACGGTLPDVERWRPWRAYAAMHLWSSLGGSR
- a CDS encoding methylated-DNA--[protein]-cysteine S-methyltransferase; translation: MNIDRIDSAAGRLFLVERSGLLCALGYEDHLEAFVVDLRRRFGDERLVPAADPAGLSTRLRGYLAGDLHALQGIAVEPGGTKFQQQVWAALREIPPGQVTTYGDLARRLGRPKASRAVGAACGRNPVSIAIPCHRVVGASSGLTGYAGGIERKRWLLAHERALLT
- a CDS encoding chitobiase/beta-hexosaminidase C-terminal domain-containing protein, which codes for MTRQLWILAAASVALAACGDSDGKGRSRTCGAGTHEVNGQCLPDRPDDGTAPTVALSPAAGTYRELPWVKLEADEAAFIYYTTDGSTPAVGGNGTVRAGSPAWIRDLAGATSVRYFAVDLAGNASEIEEATFVVDASGPEAPAAFAAAVNDGALPSVELGWTNPAADFHHVMLVRFPSLEPVVPAPVAGEDYVEGGAFGDGVIVYAGTAETFSDAAVVGGFSYAYRLFAADAVGNWSAAAATSAALPVTWTAELVLGEMDGEPHPLPATTGTALGLSGSYRFDADNGAMIVNVAIRNDAGRLLFNPKIAVAIDGSATVANADGTIGERSFFHYGPQATAPGATTAEREWLLADVDGPVTLGLELLTHPMLYVTPGTSSLGYEAIDTGTNQHVGGVQGEFDGWFATLLPEQGRIVQSAPYDGRLTFFDLAAFDWERFVVPSKGVADPEATARVGGQALSPDGKRLYVAGSRDNGDQTYTILLYEFDAATGVELRRAEGDTLTIEDNVGAAAVRALAIDPAGTRAWLPIFRAGRLAGFDLATMAAIDLPGDEETELLSLSLGEGFELPAGIAVDPAGAAAWIGFGCASNVSSLLRVDLATFAITEIATETEGCGSGPNLRFGPDGRLFVPRVGYDHVAEGANAISVFDLSADPITETYVVVKSSDDNNDVWDVVFHPAGHTAYAMLSDPGSIFLFDPVTLEAIDADGDEANGHTNVDVEGRYGSGLVITPW
- a CDS encoding DDE-type integrase/transposase/recombinase, which produces MDENEKKKLAEEIAVFRHGVIADLVRLRPGTKGLYALIAKRAEEDFNIPGTNRTRVAAETIRDWIKLYRRGGFDALVPGHRRDAGSARAIPREVVDQLLLLREENAALTIQQVIDLARDRGLVPAELPLAYSTVHRLLARHAHAARLEKPAAGKDHRRFAFQKAGDLWMSDVMHGPAVMVPGKGKRKTYLIAFLDDATRVIPFSAFATSENTTAFLPVLKQAVMRRGIPQRLFVDNGAAYRSHQLALVCAKLGISLIHARAYHPEAKGKQERWFRTVRTQLLPLLSPNDTSSLDALNRRLWAYVEGEYHQAPHRGLDGETPLDRWGKTADEVKYPGPGVDLDDICLFEAKRKVHKDRTVSLDGAVYEVDATLVGESVTLRYDPARPGRPVQVWAGGKKVQDAKIVDTYANCFVKRDRPSRQLVVEDEVTEVIAAPTAPASTIRYAAAADREEG
- a CDS encoding ExeA family protein, which encodes MYRKHFGLTRHPFSKEIATDELFASAGSKELEARLEHLLELRGIGLVTGESGSGKSTICRKVATSLHSGRYKVFYVPLSTGNAMDLYKSIAWEMGLPVERNRAGLYRAIRAEATRLSEESKIRAVLVVDEAQHLRNDLLEELRLLTNYAMDSQNRLCLLLVGQAELRRRLTMAVHEALGQRIIMRYHLPGLSRDELPQYLAHLLRLAGCELPLFEPAAIEAIYQATNGLPRKVNLLCHHALIAATFAKERTVTIEHMQAAVAEVS